One window of Hymenobacter sublimis genomic DNA carries:
- a CDS encoding molybdate ABC transporter substrate-binding protein, with protein sequence MKPLPHLLLALALAAPAALFAQTMPIQKPTPPEPAHRFDPPWNAPFQAGVPFTVPGIDNAPDLYGDVVDPQLVVFFGGNQFMVLDDLLKEFRKAHPEYVRIFVETLPPGILAKQITQGSLVVGNLRIELKPDVYAAGKNRMDMTPEWFARTTSYAQNRLAILVRQGNPKKVTSLRDLGRPEVRVSMPNPEWEGIGKRIEESYEKAGGAALKTAVMTTKVKAGSTYLTQIHHRQSPLRVLYDQSDAAPVWYTEAFYQKMLGHPVESVAIPAKENIMANYVAGVMKAAPHAKAAEDFVAFLNSPDGQAVYQKYGFLPPVK encoded by the coding sequence ATGAAACCCCTTCCGCACCTGCTGCTGGCGCTGGCACTGGCCGCCCCGGCCGCCCTTTTCGCCCAGACCATGCCTATCCAAAAGCCCACGCCGCCCGAGCCGGCCCACCGCTTTGACCCGCCCTGGAACGCGCCGTTTCAGGCTGGAGTGCCCTTCACGGTGCCGGGCATCGACAACGCGCCCGACCTCTACGGCGACGTGGTGGACCCGCAGTTGGTGGTGTTTTTCGGGGGCAACCAGTTCATGGTGCTCGATGATTTGCTGAAGGAGTTCCGCAAGGCCCACCCCGAGTACGTGCGCATTTTCGTGGAAACGCTGCCGCCCGGCATCCTGGCTAAGCAGATTACGCAGGGCAGCCTGGTAGTAGGCAACCTGCGCATCGAGCTGAAGCCCGACGTGTACGCGGCCGGCAAAAACCGCATGGATATGACGCCGGAGTGGTTTGCCCGCACCACCAGCTACGCCCAGAACCGGCTGGCCATCCTCGTGCGCCAGGGCAACCCCAAGAAGGTGACCAGCCTGCGCGATTTGGGCCGGCCCGAGGTGCGCGTGAGCATGCCTAACCCCGAATGGGAAGGCATCGGCAAGCGCATCGAGGAATCGTACGAGAAGGCCGGGGGCGCGGCCTTGAAAACGGCCGTGATGACGACCAAAGTGAAAGCCGGCAGCACTTACCTGACCCAGATTCACCACCGCCAGTCGCCCCTGCGGGTGCTCTACGACCAGTCCGACGCGGCCCCGGTGTGGTACACGGAGGCCTTTTATCAGAAAATGCTGGGCCACCCGGTGGAAAGCGTGGCCATCCCGGCCAAGGAAAACATCATGGCCAACTACGTGGCCGGGGTGATGAAAGCCGCGCCCCACGCCAAGGCCGCCGAAGACTTTGTGGCCTTCCTT
- a CDS encoding DsrE family protein: MKHLLLTAALLAGLTLSARAQTPATRNATAMHDREAFQKGAFQGATADQAQYHVIYQLDSDDPKLIQQTLRNIGNALEDSRLKGKLTVELIAFGGGTTLYRKDQPYEAQLTALKQKGVILAQCLNTLKERKMSKDELLPLISYVPSGNGELIIRQAQGWSLVHP, translated from the coding sequence ATGAAACACCTGCTGCTGACCGCCGCGCTGCTCGCCGGCCTCACCCTCTCGGCCCGCGCCCAGACGCCCGCCACCCGCAACGCCACCGCCATGCATGACCGCGAAGCTTTTCAAAAAGGTGCCTTCCAAGGGGCCACGGCCGACCAGGCCCAGTACCATGTCATCTACCAGCTCGACAGCGACGACCCCAAGCTCATCCAGCAGACGCTGCGTAACATCGGCAACGCGCTGGAGGACAGCCGGCTTAAAGGCAAGCTCACCGTGGAGCTGATTGCCTTCGGCGGGGGCACCACGCTCTACCGCAAGGACCAGCCCTACGAGGCCCAGCTCACGGCCCTCAAGCAGAAAGGCGTGATTCTGGCCCAGTGCCTGAACACGCTGAAGGAAAGGAAAATGAGCAAGGACGAGCTGCTGCCGCTGATTTCCTACGTGCCCAGCGGCAACGGCGAGCTTATTATCCGGCAGGCCCAGGGCTGGTCGCTGGTGCATCCGTAG